In Eleutherodactylus coqui strain aEleCoq1 chromosome 4, aEleCoq1.hap1, whole genome shotgun sequence, the following are encoded in one genomic region:
- the C1R gene encoding complement C1r subcomponent, producing MLVWLVLLFGSATCSTANIHQYGVISSPNYPKTYPNNQERTWNITVSKGFHISLKFLVFDLEPSDGCTYDYVKVFDDNREMGTFCGPKRSWSHPGHRSFISHGNEMKIQFLSDFSNEENGSAVFYKGFQAFYRTVDDDECASPNDNSLTWTQPCQHICHNYIGGYFCSCQLGYELQRDNRSCKAQCTNQMFTEESGYISSPGYPQPYPPDLNCTYKIRLEKGMHVSLEFIEIFDIDHHPQAQCPYDTLTIFEGDQLLRTLCGKRAPKIIKTKSHEVDIVFQTDDSGDSRGWKIFYTSEAIQCPTPTTLDEFSIISPKQEIFRMRDYFVLSCRTGYRLMEEGRELSVFTAVCQKDGTWHRPVPRCEIVSCKEPDVLRNGGHMFLTEPNRVTYQSKIVYSCNEPYYKMVTQTGSATFTCLEDRLWNDENGGQQIPICLPVCGQPQNPVSSISRIISGKNAENGNFPWQALLNTSPGRAGGVLIDEKWLLTAAHVLKPEGSTRQLQAHNLHVFLGDVDVENLRRNGLARVKAYHVHPDYSPENHDHDIALIQLENPVTMNSNVSPICLPESSEASLYEASRVGYVSGFGITEENIMTDHLHYVLLPVIGRDKCQKQLTKQQVDEKTRKQKFTENMFCAGYTEDENLSKDSCQGDSGGAFAVKGKEKWVATGLVSWGIKCGRGYGYYTKVASYIDWIRSHINR from the exons AT GTTGGTATGGCTGGTGCTGCTTTTTGGAAGTGCAACCTGCTCTACGGCCAACATACACCAATATGGGGTCATCTCATCCCCCAACTACCCCAAAACCTACCCCAACAACCAGGAGAGGACCTGGAATATTACCGTCAGCAAAGGCTTTCACATCTCACTAAAGTTCTTGGTGTTTGACCTGGAACCATCGGATGGCTGCACATATGATTATGTCAAG GTATTTGATGACAACAGGGAAATGGGAACATTCTGTGGCCCCAAAAGGTCATGGTCTCACCCCGGGCATCGCAGCTTTATCTCACATGGGAACGAAATGAAAATTCAGTTTCTCTCAGATTTCTCCAATGAGGAAAATGGTTCGGCCGTCTTCTATAAAGGATTCCAAGCGTTCTACCGGACTGTTG ATGATGACGAGTGTGCCTCTCCCAATGACAACAGCCTCACATGGACCCAACCGTGCCAGCACATATGTCACAATTATATCGGAGGCTATTTCTGCTCCTGTCAGCTGGGATACGAGCTGCAGAGGGACAATCGGTCTTGTAAAG CACAGTGCACTAACCAGATGTTTACGGAGGAGTCTGGGTACATTTCCAGTCCAGGGTACCCCCAACCGTACCCGCCGGATCTCAACTGCACCTATAAGATACGGCTGGAGAAAGGGATGCATGTCTCACTGGAGTTCATTGAGATCTTTGACATTGATCATCATCCACAGGCTCAGTGCCCCTATGATACCTTGACG ATATTTGAAGGCGATCAATTATTGCGGACTCTATGTGGGAAACGCGCCCCAAAAATCATCAAGACAAAGAGCCATGAAGTCGACATTGTATTCCAAACCGATGACTCTGGGGACAGCAGAGGCTGGAAGATATTCTACACATCAGAAG cCATCCAGTGTCCAACGCCCACCACCCTAGACGAATTCTCCATCATTTCACCAAAGCAAGAAATATTCCGAATGCGAGATTACTTTGTACTGTCCTGCCGCACGGGATACAGGTTGATGGAG GAGGGAAGAGAGCTGAGCGTCTTCACCGCTGTCTGCCAGAAAGATGGCACGTGGCACCGGCCTGTCCCCCGATGTGAAA TTGTGAGCTGTAAAGAACCAGACGTTTTGCGTAACGGCGGCCACATGTTCTTGACTGAACCAAACCGGGTGACGTACCAGTCCAAGATTGTCTACTCATGTAATGAACCCTACTACAAGATGGTGACCCAGACGGGGAGCG ctactTTCACCTGCTTAGAAGATCGTCTGTGGAACGATGAGAATGGAGGCCAACAGATTCCAATATGTTTGCCAG TGTGTGGACAACCCCAGAATCCTGTAAGCAGTATTAGTCGTATCATCAGTGGCAAGAACGCTGAAAATGGGAACTTCCCTTGGCAAGCGTTGCTGAACACGAGCCCAGGGCGAGCAGGTGGCGTCCTAATTGACGAGAAATGGCTTCTTACCGCCGCTCACGTTCTAAAACCGGAAGGGAGCACAAGGCAGCTGCAGGCCCATAACTTACATGTGTTTCTCGGTGACGTTGATGTGGAAAACCTTAGAAGAAATGGCCTTGCCAGGGTGAAGGCGTACCACGTCCACCCAGATTACTCTCCGGAGAACCATGATCACGACATCGCTCTGATCCAACTGGAGAATCCAGTGACAATGAACAGCAACGTGTCTCCCATATGTCTCCCCGAAAGCAGCGAGGCGTCTCTATACGAGGCCAGTAGGGTGGGCTACGTCAGTGGGTTTGGAATCACGGAAGAAAACATAATGACCGACCATCTCCACTACGTATTGTTGCCCGTCATTGGGAGAGATAAATGCCAGAAGCAGTTAACCAAACAGCAGGTCGATGAGAAAACCAGAAAACAGAAGTTCACCGAAAACATGTTCTGCGCCGGGTACACCGAAGACGAGAATCTGTCGAAGGACTCGTGTCAAGGAGACAGCGGAGGAGCATTTGCTGTCAAAGGCAAAGAGAAATGGGTGGCCACAGGCCTTGTGTCGTGGGGTATTAAGTGTGGTCGCGGTTATGGGTATTACACCAAAGTCGCCAGTTACATTGATTGGATTAGAAGCCACATTAACAGATGA